The Deltaproteobacteria bacterium genome contains a region encoding:
- a CDS encoding outer membrane lipoprotein-sorting protein, with product MKIRFVVICLIISFLPSIAFAIDAAEIMKKSQLAFLYPGKDMKIRVYMKLISQDGKERVREMTMLRKNYQEGGDQKYFIYFYQPADVRDMTFMVYKYTDRDDDRWIFMPALNMARRIAANDRRSSFVGSDFTYEDVSGRDIEDDNHEFIKIEEVAGSPCAQKECYKIKSAPKEEKSADFSYKLSWIDKVSLLPLKEAYYDKRGELYKVFTADEVKDVQGFPVITKRTMNDTKTGHRTEVEFKKVEFNVGLDDDVFTERYLKKPLKKWIE from the coding sequence ATGAAGATAAGATTTGTGGTCATATGTTTGATAATATCTTTTCTGCCATCCATTGCATTTGCTATTGATGCAGCGGAGATTATGAAAAAATCCCAACTTGCGTTTTTATATCCGGGCAAGGATATGAAGATAAGGGTTTACATGAAACTCATAAGTCAGGACGGCAAGGAGCGGGTGCGGGAGATGACCATGCTCCGCAAAAACTATCAGGAAGGCGGAGACCAGAAATATTTTATCTATTTTTATCAGCCCGCCGATGTCCGGGACATGACATTCATGGTTTATAAATATACTGATCGGGATGACGACAGATGGATATTCATGCCTGCCCTTAATATGGCGAGGAGGATTGCCGCCAATGACAGGAGGAGTAGTTTTGTTGGCTCAGACTTTACATACGAGGATGTTTCAGGGAGAGATATAGAAGATGATAATCATGAATTCATAAAAATAGAAGAAGTTGCTGGCAGCCCGTGTGCTCAGAAGGAATGTTATAAGATAAAGAGCGCCCCAAAGGAGGAGAAAAGCGCTGACTTTAGTTACAAGCTTTCATGGATAGATAAGGTGAGTCTTCTGCCGTTGAAAGAAGCGTATTATGACAAACGCGGAGAGCTTTACAAGGTTTTTACAGCCGATGAGGTAAAAGATGTTCAGGGCTTTCCTGTTATTACAAAGAGGACAATGAATGACACAAAAACAGGCCACAGGACAGAGGTGGAATTTAAGAAGGTGGAATTCAATGTTGGGCTGGATGATGATGTGTTTACAGAAAGGTATCT